In Variovorax paradoxus, a single genomic region encodes these proteins:
- a CDS encoding aspartate/glutamate racemase family protein, whose product MTIDTLHIGVVGCSAEGAALCYRTLCVEGARYLGQPHAHPEVSVHTHSLASYVDCLDSGDIDGVAQLMLSSARKLAAAGADFLICPDNTIHQAMHRVLPQSPLPWLHIAEVVAAEAASRGFRRVGVLGTRWLVDSEVYPRALSDAGLVAVRLDAAERAEVGRIIMDELVCGVFRPESTAVLQRMIEELKAHGCDAVALGCTELPLVLNDGNSALPTLDSTRLLAHAALRRATAG is encoded by the coding sequence ATGACCATCGACACATTGCACATCGGCGTGGTCGGCTGCTCGGCCGAAGGCGCGGCGCTTTGCTACCGCACGCTGTGCGTGGAAGGCGCCCGCTACCTTGGGCAGCCGCATGCGCACCCGGAGGTTTCGGTGCACACGCATTCGCTCGCCAGCTATGTCGACTGCCTCGACAGCGGCGACATCGACGGCGTCGCGCAACTGATGCTGTCTTCCGCGCGCAAGCTCGCGGCGGCCGGCGCCGACTTCCTGATCTGCCCCGACAACACCATCCACCAGGCGATGCACCGCGTGCTGCCGCAGTCGCCGCTGCCCTGGCTGCACATCGCCGAAGTGGTCGCGGCGGAGGCTGCGTCGCGCGGCTTCCGCCGCGTGGGCGTGCTGGGCACGCGCTGGCTGGTCGACAGCGAGGTCTATCCGCGGGCGCTGTCCGATGCCGGCCTGGTCGCCGTGCGGCTCGACGCCGCGGAGCGCGCCGAAGTCGGCCGCATCATCATGGACGAGCTGGTGTGCGGCGTGTTCCGCCCCGAGTCGACGGCGGTGCTCCAGCGGATGATCGAAGAACTGAAAGCGCACGGCTGCGATGCGGTGGCGCTGGGCTGCACCGAGCTTCCGCTGGTGCTGAACGACGGCAACTCCGCGCTGCCCACGCTCGACTCGACACGCCTGCTCGCGCACGCGGCATTGCGCCGCGCGACGGCGGGCTGA
- a CDS encoding ABC transporter ATP-binding protein, with amino-acid sequence MEKNSPFLQIRNLRTRGAGAIDLSAARGECICILGKSGSGKSVFLRLVADLDPGEGTVALDGVDRGSLSGPRWRQRVVYQAAEPAWWAPTVAAHFPDDTHARLGAWMEEIGLSTGLLDTEIPRLSTGERQRLALLRSLAREPAVLLLDEPTASLDTESTLVVEAMLGRRLAQGLTILMVTHSREQAARIGQRRFEMADGQLRSAA; translated from the coding sequence ATGGAAAAGAACTCCCCCTTCCTGCAGATCAGGAACCTCCGCACACGCGGCGCCGGCGCCATCGACCTGAGCGCCGCGCGCGGCGAATGCATCTGCATCCTCGGCAAATCGGGCTCCGGCAAGAGCGTGTTCCTGCGGCTGGTGGCCGACCTCGACCCCGGTGAAGGCACCGTCGCGCTCGACGGCGTCGACCGCGGCTCGCTGAGCGGACCCCGATGGCGCCAGCGCGTCGTCTACCAGGCGGCGGAGCCCGCATGGTGGGCGCCCACCGTGGCCGCGCATTTCCCCGACGATACCCATGCCCGGCTCGGCGCCTGGATGGAAGAAATCGGCCTTTCCACCGGCCTGCTCGACACCGAGATTCCCCGCCTTTCCACCGGCGAGCGCCAGCGCCTGGCGCTGCTGCGCTCGCTCGCGCGCGAGCCCGCGGTGCTGCTGCTCGACGAGCCCACCGCGTCGCTGGACACCGAATCGACGCTCGTCGTCGAAGCCATGCTGGGCCGCCGGCTGGCGCAGGGGCTGACGATCCTGATGGTCACGCACTCGCGCGAGCAGGCCGCGCGCATCGGCCAGCGCCGCTTCGAGATGGCCGACGGCCAGCTGAGGAGCGCCGCATGA
- a CDS encoding ABC transporter permease gives MNATIHLDATDLMLATLLVLLNAGASLALHLRLHRQVLWAAARMVVQLLLVGLVLRFVFSAASPAVTLTIVVLMILAAAREVAVRPSYRLARGGNFRIGAAAVGISSVATVVLALMTAIRPQPWYDPRYAIPLMGIVLGSVLNSASLGLDSFFEGVTTGRARIEAQLSLGATIHEALSELTRASIRRGMIPIINQMSAAGVITLPGIMTGQLLAGMDPVEAAKYQILLLFLLTGAGGLAAAGSVYLAARSMTDDRQRLRSDRLS, from the coding sequence ATGAACGCCACCATCCACCTGGACGCCACCGACCTGATGCTGGCCACGCTGCTGGTGCTGCTGAACGCCGGCGCCTCGCTGGCGCTGCACCTGCGGCTGCACCGCCAGGTGCTGTGGGCGGCGGCGCGCATGGTGGTGCAGCTGCTGCTGGTGGGGCTGGTGCTGCGCTTCGTGTTCAGCGCGGCGTCGCCGGCGGTCACGCTCACCATCGTGGTGCTGATGATCCTGGCGGCGGCCCGCGAAGTGGCGGTGCGCCCGTCGTACCGGCTGGCGCGCGGCGGCAACTTCCGCATCGGCGCGGCCGCCGTGGGCATATCGAGCGTGGCGACCGTGGTGCTGGCGCTCATGACCGCGATCCGCCCGCAGCCCTGGTACGACCCGCGCTACGCGATCCCGCTCATGGGCATCGTGCTGGGCAGCGTGCTCAATTCCGCGAGCCTGGGCCTGGACAGCTTCTTCGAAGGCGTGACCACCGGGCGCGCGCGCATCGAGGCGCAACTGTCGCTCGGCGCGACCATCCACGAGGCGCTGTCGGAGCTCACGCGCGCGTCGATCCGGCGCGGGATGATCCCGATCATCAACCAGATGTCGGCCGCCGGCGTCATCACGCTGCCCGGCATCATGACCGGCCAGTTGCTGGCCGGCATGGACCCGGTGGAGGCCGCCAAGTACCAGATCCTGCTGCTGTTCCTGCTGACCGGCGCGGGCGGCCTCGCGGCGGCGGGCTCGGTCTACCTGGCGGCGCGCTCGATGACCGACGACCGGCAGCGGCTGCGCTCCGACCGCCTGAGCTGA